The DNA segment GAATTGATGCGATGTCGTCTATCAAGGCCAGAAGGCTACCACCCGCCATAATGTATGCTCCCCATAAATACGTCCTCAGTTTCCTGTTTAAATGAGCCACCGCGCGCGCGAAAGCCCGAATCTGCGCCCCTGACTGTGCCGGTGATCAAGGAAGCAGAAAATTCATAAAAAATAATCATATCAGTGATTGCACTACGGCGTCGATTTGTGCGAATGTTGTGCGGGCTATAAATAACTTTGAAAACTCTCCATCATTTCTCCATCAAATATCGTTAATTCTCTTGCAGTTATCATCACTGAAATACTTTCTTTCATTCTCTCCTTATTTTTACCACAAAGGTTAAACTTCTTTACGTTGCATTACGCCCCCTTTCATTGTTTCAACGATAATTATTTCAACGGATTGCTTCCGCTCCATTAATTAACAAAACTAACGAAAGAAAGGTGCGTAATATGAAACTCTTACCTGCAATTACAGCTGTTGCTATTACTGTTGCTTCATTCTCAGCGCTGGCGGCCTCGCCAATTACTGCGCAAGAAGCACAAAGCGGGACTTACCAGTCACTGGGTATGGTGTCTGTGAGTGCGCCAAGTACCGTTCCGGGCAGCATGAAAGATGCGCTGAACCAGATTGCCAGTGATAAAGGCGCAACACACTACCGCATTGTCGGTGCCGGTACGCCGGGCGATTCAAGCCTTAACCGTGCAAATGTTGAGCTGTACAAATAAAATCT comes from the Enterobacteriaceae bacterium Kacie_13 genome and includes:
- a CDS encoding DUF1471 domain-containing protein; its protein translation is MKLLPAITAVAITVASFSALAASPITAQEAQSGTYQSLGMVSVSAPSTVPGSMKDALNQIASDKGATHYRIVGAGTPGDSSLNRANVELYK